The genomic DNA CAGAATTACGGTGGGATAGTCAGAACGAGGGGTGCGAAGCCCCATGGGAGCTCGATTTCGCACTGGCCTTGCGCGAGCGCCTTCGTCACTTCTCGGGTGGCCGGGTTGTGGTGGGACCGCTGTCCTGGCCCTATCGCTGCCCGCCGGCGCCGTTCGAGGTCGCGTTCATGATGAAGTATTTGGCGGAGCAGCGTGGTATCGCGGGACGGACGCAGATCACGGTTTTCCACCCCTGGAACGAGCCGATGGAGACGTTCGGTCCGCAAATGGTGGAAGGGTTCCGCCGGTTTCTCAACGATTTCGACGTGCATTTCGAGGGAGGTTTTGTTTGCGACCGTCATGACCGTGAGCGTCGGACGATCGTGGCACGGGATGGGCGAGAGCTGGAGTACGATCTTGCGATCGTGGTGCCCCATCATCAGCCGCCCGAAGCGGTTCGCAATTCCCCGCTCGCTGCGAGCGAGGGGTACATGGATGTCGCGCTTCCTTCGATGCAGTCACCGCGCTTCAGCAATGTCTGGGGGATCGGCGATGTGGTAGCCCCGACCATCGGACTGGGTATGGCGGGGGTCTTCGCCCACTTTCAGGCGGAGCATGTCGTCAGCCAGATCATCGATCGTGAGCGCGGCGCGTATCTCGGTGAACTCTACAACATGGTCGGTATCTGCGTCATGGACACCGGGTACATGGGAGCAGCCGTCTGGTGCAACTTCACGGACAAGCTCTACGGGCGTGCTCCCTATCCGGACTGTCGTCTCCTCGGCGGGATGCGAGCATTCCGTGCTGTGAAGGTCGGGTTCGAGCGGTACTGGTTCGCAAATCTCTTTGGGGAATGAGAGGGTCGGGAATGGCTGATGATGTGTCTCTGACGGCAATGGAATGGACACCGGACGAGAGGGAGCGTCTGGAACGTCTACTTGCGCGTCTCGTAGCCAGCGTGGATGCTCTCGAACAGTGCATAGAGCTGATCGATCGGTTGGCATCCAGCGGGCTGCTGGCTGGGATCAATGCGGTATTGGAGGAATTCGACGAGACATTCAGTGCGATCAATCGGCCGGAACTCATGGGTATGGTCGCGAACGCCATGATGCTCCTCGGCCTGCTCAGCCAGCTCCGCTACGAGCCGTTCTTCGATCTCGCGATGCGTGCACCGGCGGTGATGAACGAAGCCTATCCACGTTTCAAGCGACGTGCCGATCGGCT from Thermomicrobium sp. 4228-Ro includes the following:
- a CDS encoding NAD(P)/FAD-dependent oxidoreductase — protein: MKRVVILGGGSGGAVAASRLGKWGRAGEFEVVLIDRSPWHEFRPSYLWVALGKREPDAIRRPLSLLSQRYGTRVVQATVTSIRPEANVVETDRGAFEYDYLIVALGSELRWDSQNEGCEAPWELDFALALRERLRHFSGGRVVVGPLSWPYRCPPAPFEVAFMMKYLAEQRGIAGRTQITVFHPWNEPMETFGPQMVEGFRRFLNDFDVHFEGGFVCDRHDRERRTIVARDGRELEYDLAIVVPHHQPPEAVRNSPLAASEGYMDVALPSMQSPRFSNVWGIGDVVAPTIGLGMAGVFAHFQAEHVVSQIIDRERGAYLGELYNMVGICVMDTGYMGAAVWCNFTDKLYGRAPYPDCRLLGGMRAFRAVKVGFERYWFANLFGE
- a CDS encoding DUF1641 domain-containing protein, whose protein sequence is MADDVSLTAMEWTPDERERLERLLARLVASVDALEQCIELIDRLASSGLLAGINAVLEEFDETFSAINRPELMGMVANAMMLLGLLSQLRYEPFFDLAMRAPAVMNEAYPRFKRRADRLSVREALDLLRSPEVAAALELLVAVLRAQRGVTGDSVAPLPRTPGH